One segment of Ziziphus jujuba cultivar Dongzao chromosome 12, ASM3175591v1 DNA contains the following:
- the LOC107429733 gene encoding glucose-6-phosphate 1-dehydrogenase, chloroplastic codes for MAAFSSAAHCCRSYSSSFIPSSSSSSSSSSSSPSLHGQFQCIAVYSTSRRFIAAKVSLQSQSLSHDNVVRTQDVGLDAAVATTVSPIENETPFKKFKDGLVSVTSLEEQKEAAGIDAYGNESTVSITVVGASGDLAKKKIFPALFALYYEGFLPKHFTVYGYARSKMTDAELRNMVSRTLTCRIDQRENCGEKMEQFLKRCFYHSGQYDTQENFAELDKKLKEHEAGRVSNRLFYLSIPPNIFIDAVRCASLSASSGNGWTRVIVEKPFGRDSESSAALTKALKQYLAEDQIFRIDHYLGKELVENLSVLRFSNLIFEPLWSRQYIRNVQLIFSEDFGTEGRGGYFDNYGIIRDIMQNHLLQILALFAMETPVSLDAEDIRNEKVKVLRSMRPLQLENMVVGQYKSHTKGGVTYPAYTDDKTVPKGSLTPTFAAAALFIDNARWDGVPFLMKAGKALHNKSAEIRVQFRHVPGNLYNKNFGTDLDQATNELVIRVQPDEAIYLKINNKVPGLGMRLDRSNLNLHYAARYSKEIPDAYERLLLDAIEGERRLFIRSDELDAAWSLFTPVLKELEEKKIIPEYYPYGSRGPVGAHYLAAKYKVRWGDVGAEQ; via the exons ATGGCGGCTTTCTCTTCGGCGGCTCACTGTTGCCGTTCTTATTCATCATCCTTCAtaccctcttcttcttcttcttcttcttcttcttcatcgtcTCCTTCTTTGCACGGTCAATTTCAGTGCATTGCTGTATATTCGACTTCTAGACGTTTTATTGCTGCTAAAGTTTCTCTGCAATCTCAATCTCTTTCGCATGACAATGTAGTCCGCACGCAAGACG TTGGTTTAGACGCTGCAGTGGCTACAACAGTAAGTCCCATTGAAAATGAAACCCCTTTCAAGAAATTCAAGGATGGGTTGGTTTCTGTTACTTCTTTGGAAGAACAAAAAGAAGCAGCTGGGATTGATGCGTATGGAAATGAATCCACTGTTAGTATTACTGTTGTTGGAGCCTCTGGAGACcttgcaaaaaagaaaatattcccTGCACTTTTTGCGCTTTATTATGAGGGTTTCCTCCCTAAG CACTTCACTGTGTATGGTTATGCTCGAAGTAAGATGACTGATGCAGAACTTAGGAACATGGTTAGCAGGACTCTTACTTGTAGAATTGATCAAAG AGAAAATTGTGGTGAAAAGATGGAACAATTTCTTAAAAGATGTTTCTACCATTCTGGTCAGTATGATACACAGGAAAACTTTGCCGAGCTTGACAAGAAACTAAAGGAACATGAG GCTGGGAGGGTTTCAAATCGTCTGTTCTATCTGTCTATTCCTCCAAACATATTCATAGATGCAGTAAGGTGTGCAAGCTTGTCTGCATCCTCAGGTAATGGCTGGACTAGAGTTATTGTCGAGAAGCCCTTTGGTCGAGACTCAGAATCCTCTGCTGCTTTGACCAAAGCCCTCAAACAGTACCTAGCAGAAGATCAAATATTCAG GATAGACCATTATCTGGGAAAGGAGTTAGTAGAGAATTTATCGGTTCTCCGCTTCTCTAACCTTATTTTTGAACCCTTGTGGTCGAGGCAGTATATAAGGAATGTGCAATTAATATTCTCTGAAGATTTTGGTACTGAAGGTCGTGGAGG gTATTTTGACAATTATGGGATAATAAGAGACATCATGCAGAATCACCTGCTTCAGATACTAGCCCTCTTTGCAATGGAAACCCCTGTCAGCTTGGATGCAGAAGATATCAGAAATGAGAAG GTGAAAGTTTTACGATCAATGAGGCCATTGCAACTTGAAAATATGGTTGTAGGACAATACAAAAGCCATACAAAGGGAGGTGTCACTTACCCAGCTTATACAGATGACAAGACTGTACCCAAGGGCAGCTTAACTCCTACATTTGCAGCAGCTGCCCTCTTTATTGATAATGCAAGATGGGATGGGGTACCTTTTTTGATGAAGGCTGGCAAAGCGTTGCATAATAAGAG TGCTGAGATAAGGGTGCAGTTTAGGCATGTTCCtggcaatttatataacaaaaattttggAACGGATCTTGATCAGGCTACAAACGAGCTTGTTATCCGTGTACAGCCTGATGAAGCTATTTATTTGAAGATCAATAACAAAGTTCCTGGGCTTGGAATGAGACTGGACCGCAGTAATCTTAACCTTCATTATGCAGCTAG ATACTCAAAGGAGATTCCAGATGCATATGAGAGGCTTCTGTTGGATGCTATTGAAGGTGAAAGGAGGCTCTTTATCAGAAGTGATGAACTTGATGCAGCTTGGTCGCTGTTCACGCCAGTGTTAAAAGAGCTAGAAGAGAAGAAGATAATCCCCGAATACTATCCATATGGGAGCCGGGGCCCTGTAGGGGCCCATTATCTTGCGGCAAAGTACAAGGTCCGGTGGGGTGATGTTGGTGCAGAACAATGA
- the LOC112493117 gene encoding disease resistance protein Roq1-like, whose amino-acid sequence YDVFISFRGEDTRTSFTDYLFRTLKRGEINIFKDDEDLERGADISPALLQAIRDSRFAVVVLSENYSSSSWCLDELVEILKSRKELGLTVLPVFYHVEPTEVRSQTANFGKAFSEASQRYIGKANKWREALMEVATISGWNVRNRPETDVIDEIAKVISKIINQFPNGNNDLVGMTYRIKKIDLLLEIGLDDVRTIGIWGMGGIGKTTIAQEVFKLSFNKFEAHAFIPNVREEVKKNRLLHLQKLLYKELVDGEVSIQNDDMGIHVLRKRLRSKRVLIILDDVDRLEQIEALVGNAEVQHEWLGPGSRVIVTTRDKHLLRTYGENNIYEVDKLTDDEALAILLPSRQRLSYNQASQDKRTRSLIFFVWDILEKETRFCNDRPPPKLRRKGPKPIF is encoded by the exons TATGATGTATTTATCAGTTTCAGAGGTGAAGACACTCGAACAAGTTTTACAGACTACTTGTTTCGTACTTTGAAACGTGGAGAAATTAATATCTTCAAGGATGATGAAGATCTTGAAAGAGGAGCAGATATCTCACCAGCACTTTTACAAGCAATTAGAGATTCAAGATTCGCAGTCGTGGTTCTTTCGGAGAACTATTCTTCATCCAGTTGGTGTTTGGACGAACTTGTTGAGATTCTCAAAAGCAGGAAAGAGTTGGGACTCACTGTTCTTCCTGTTTTCTATCATGTTGAGCCAACTGAGGTGAGGAGCCAAACAGCGAATTTCGGAAAAGCTTTCAGCGAAGCTTCTCAACGCTATATTGGGAAGGCAAACAAATGGAGGGAGGCTTTGATGGAAGTAGCCACTATCTCGGGATGGAATGTTAGAAACAG gccTGAGACAGATGTCATTGATGAAATTGCCAAAgtgatttcaaaaattataaatcaattcccAAATGGTAACAATGACTTAGTTGGAATGACTTATCGTATAAAGAAAATAGATTTGTTATTGGAAATTGGGTTGGATGACGTTCGAACCATAGGGATATGGGGTATGGGAGGAATTGGTAAAACAACTATAGCTCAAGAAGTTTTCAAACTAAGTTTCAACAAATTTGAAGCTCATGCTTTCATACCAAATGTAAGAGAGGAAGTGAAAAAAAATCGTTTACTTCACTTGCAAAAACTTCTTTACAAAGAATTGGTTGATGGTGAAGTAAGTATACAAAATGATGATATGGGAATCCATGTATTGAGGAAACGATTACGTTCTAAAAGGGTGCTTATCATTTTAGATGACGTTGATCGATTAGAGCAAATAGAAGCTTTAGTTGGAAACGCTGAAGTGCAACATGAATGGTTAGGTCCAGGGAGTAGAGTCATCGTGACAACTAGAGATAAGCACTTGTTGAGGACATATGGAGAGAACAACATATATGAGGTTGACAAACTAACTGATGATGAAGCTCTTGCTATCCTCTTGCCTAGCAGGCAAAGATTATCGTATAACCAAGCATCGCAAGATAAAAGGACTCGGTCcttgatattttttgtttgggatatACTCGAAAAAGAGACTAGATTTTGCAATGATCGCCCTCCACCTAAGCTGCGCAGGAAAGGCCCAAAGCCAATCTTTTGA